Genomic DNA from Peribacillus sp. FSL H8-0477:
TTCATTCAACGAATTTTTTTCCAATACAAAAAACCTCTCTTTCATTTAATTATACTAACTAAATGAAAGAAAGATTTTTATATGCTAAAGATAGTTTTATTCTTAGAATTGATTCTTAGCTCCAATTGAACCAAAACCCCACTGTACCCCTCATCACCGTTCTACATTAAAGTACCGAGCCTGTGGATGGGCAAATACCATGGCGGACACAGATGCTTCTGGATCCATCATACAACCTTCAGTTAACTGAATGCCCACATCTTCTGGTTTAAGCAAACGGAATAACTTTTCTTGATCTTCCAGATTTGGACAGGCTGGATAACCGAATGAAAAACGTTGACCGGTATATTTAGCAGCAAAACGGTCTTTCATCGTCATATCAATCGGATCACTGATATGAAGGTCATCCCGCATCAGCTGATGGAGCCGTTCCGCAAACCCCTCAGCTGTTTCTAATGCAAGTGACTGGATTGCATGGCTCTTTAAGAAGTCGCCTTCCACTTTCCATTTTTCAGCATACTTTCTAACATGCTTCCCAGCTGATACCACAAAAAATCCTGCATAATCCATCACTCCCGAGCTGACAGGTTTCAGGAAGTCAGCTAGGCATAAATTAGGGCTTGTTTCCTGCCGTGGAAAATCAAACATTTCGAGTATTTCATTATGGTTCTCTGGGTTGTATATAATTATTTTATTTCCATCACTCTGGGCAGGGAAAAATTGATATACGGCATTGATTGTATACTCTTCTTGATTCTGTAAAAACGTGATTAATTCATCTACTAAGTGATTTAGAGCAACTGCCTTGTTGTCGCCTGCTTTAATCAGCTCAGCTACCTTCCCTTTCAACCCCAAGTGATGCCCAATTAACATCTGTCTATTAATATAAGGACCCACCAGTTTGTATGGATAATTCCGCAGAACATGGCGATTTAGGTCAACTGGTTTTTGCACTGGTGCAGGTTCGATTGCAGGTGATGTAGAGAGTTTTGGTTTGGGTTTAGGCAGCGCAGCAGCGGCAATTGCGTTTTCTTTTGCTTTTTGACGTCTGCTTTCATGCTGTTCAAGGAAAATCACTTTTTTCTCATCATCATGCAACGAGTTGGCCGTTGCAAGTCCGTCCATAGCATCTTTAGAATAAATTACGGATCCTCCATATTCAGGAGAAATCTTGAAATCGGTAAATTTACGTGACAGCGCAGCACCTCCTACCAGTATCGGTAAGTCAATATCCGCCTGCTTTAAATCTTGAGCAGTGAGTACCATTTGCTGAGCCGATTTAACAAGTAATCCAGAGAGGCCTATTGCGGTCGGTTGATGAAGCCTTACCGCTTCAACAATACTTTGTGACCCTACCTTTATCCCTAAATCAACTACCTCATAACCATTATTGGAAAGAATAATTTCGACTAAGTTTTTTCCTATATCATGGACATCACCCTTTACTGTTGCAAGCAGAATCTTCCCTTTTTTACTGCTTTGGGCTTCTGCTGTCATATACGGTTCAAGATGGGCAACTGCAGCTTTCATCGCCTCCGCACTTTGAAGCACTTCGGCAACAATCAGCTGATTATCATTAAACAAACGACCCACTTCACTCATTCCATCCATTAACGGACCATTAATGATTTCAAGCGGTGCCTTTCCTTCCTGAAGAATGAGATCTAAATCAGGAACAAGGCCTTCCTTTGTACCTTCAATAATATAATTAGCCAGCCTTTCGTTAAGAGGAAGCTTTGCGATGTTTTCCTTTTTATCTGCTTTTTTGCCTCGGTAAAATTCTGTGAATTGAGCTAGCGCTTTGTCTGTTGTTTTAAAAAGCAGTTCCTCAGCGAGCGTGACTTCATCTGCCGGGATGGAGGCAAACCGCTCAAGTTTTTCAGTATTCACGATGGCATAATCGAGCCCTGCCTTTGTACAATGATAGAGATAAACGGCATTAAGTATTTCTCGTCCTCTTCCTGGTAGACCGAAAGAAACATTTGATATTCCAAGTATAGTCTGGCAGTCCGGCAGATTCTCTTTAATCATTTGAATTCCTTTTACCGTTTCTAAGGCAGAACCAATATACTGTTCGTCCCCAGTCCCTACTGGAAAGACCAATGGATCAAAAATAAGGTCCTTTGGATTGAGCTTATATTTATTGACAAGTAAGTCTACTGAACGTTTGGCAATTTCAAGTTTTCGTTCGGCACTAACAGCCATTCCTACTTCATCAATGGTCCCGACAACAACCGCCGCTCCATATTGATGAATAAGGGGGACAATTTTTTCAAATCTCTCCTCCCCATCCTCTAAATTGATGGAGTTTATGATCGCTTTCCCTTGAGAATGTTTCAACGCTTGTTCAAGCACCGCTTCATCTGTTGTATCTATCACCAATGGCACTTTAATTTTTTTTACGACCTCAGTGACAAATTCCTTCATATCACCGAGTTCATCGCCATCAGGATCTGCCAGACAAATATCAATCACATGTGCCCCTTTTTTCACTTGAGCGCGGGCTATTTCAGCCGCTTGTTCATACTGTTTACCGCGAATTAATTCCTTGAATTTCCTTGAACCAATCACATTCGTCCGTTCTCCGACGAATAGAGGACGCATGGAGTCATCATATAGCAATGGTTCAATTCCACTTACGGCATGCGTATGCGGCTCATCAGGGAGCGTCCTAGGCCTAATATCTCTTATCGCAGCGGATAATTTTTCAATATGTGCGGGTGTAGTGCCACAGCAGCCGCCGATGATATTGATCCAGCCTTTTTCTGCAAATTGTTTCATTTTTTGAGCAAGTGAGTCCGGCGTTTCATGATAATGTCCTTCTTCATCCGGCAGTCCTGCATTGGGGTAACAACTGACGGCTGAATTAGATAACCCAGCGAGTGTTCGAATATGGTCAATCATAAATTCCGGACCTGTTGCACAATTTAGACCGACTGCTAGTGGCTTCATGTGCTCACATGAGAGATAAAAAGCTTCAATCGATTGACCTGCAAGTGTGGTTCCCATCGGTTCAATGGTTCCTGAAATAATGATTGGAATTTCTTTACCAACTTGTTTGAAAGCTTGTTTAATCCCTGAAAATGCAGCCTTCACATTTAACATATCTTGACATGTTTCCACTAGAAGTAAATCAACACCTCCGTCAATTAGCCCGCGGGCCTGTTCTTCATATGAAGCGGTTAAGCCGTCAAATGTAGTACCGCCAGTAACCGAAAGCGTTTTTGTTGTCGGTCCCATGGAACCTGCCGTATAACGCGGCCATTCAGCCGTAGAGTAAGTCTCGCAGGCCTTACAGGCAAGTTCGGCAGATCGTTTATTTAGTTCATAAGCAAGGCTGCCAAGATTGTATTCATCGAGCACAATATCCGTTGCCCCGAATGTATTCGTCTCAATGATATCTGCTCCTGCTTTTAGATAGGCTTCGTGAATAGATTGAATAGTATCTGGGATCGTAATGGATAAATATTCATTACACCCTTCAAATTCTTCTCCTCCAAAATCTTCTGCTGTCAAATTTTCATTTTGAATCATCGTTCCCATTGCTCCATCTAAGAGGAGAATCTTTTGAGATAGTACTTCATTTATCGTAGGTTTATTCATGTTCTTTCACCTCTGCTGGTTTCTCTTTGTCTGTTGTGCGGATATATTGTGTAAGCTGTGCCGTCATGTCGTATCGTAAAAATGGAGTGATTAAATAGATTCCTTTAAATCTCTCCATTGTTGCATCAATCAATTCCTTAGCAATAGCATTTGCTTCGATCTTCGCTTTAACTGGATCGTTTCCAGCTGAAGCCATTGCTGCTCGTACTGAATCCGGTAATTTAATTCCTGGGATTTCATTGTGAATAAATTCGGCATTCCGTGAGCTTGTCAAAGGCATAACGCCTAGAAAAATAGGTGTATCTAAGTGTTTGGTAGCTTGATAGACATCTTCAATTTGACTTGTGGAATAAATAGGCTGCGTTAAAAAGGATTGTGCTCCGCAAGCTATTTTCTTTTCAAGCCTTTGAACGGCTTTATCTAAGTATTTCACATTTGGGTTAAAAGCCGCAGCAATTTTAAAATTAGTCCGCTGTCCCAAACTTTGACCTGAGTAAGATAAACCTTCATTAAATTGTTTGATTAAGCTGATTAAATCAAATGAGGATAAATCATAGACAGATGTGGCCCCCGGAAAATCTCCAATTTTAGAAGGATCTCCAGTAATAACCAGTACTTCATTTAATCCAAGTGTCTGTAAGCCCATTAAGTGAGATTGCAGGCCAATTAGATTTCGATCTCGACAGGTAATGTGAATGAGCGGATTCATATTGAGCTCATTTTTCATCTTAATCCCAAGAGCCAAATTGCTGATTCGCGGACTTGCAAGTGAATTATCTGCCAGTGTGACCGAATCTACACCAGCATCCCGTAAACATGATGATCCCGCCATAAATGCCTCTATTCCTAGTTTCTTAGGCGGATCCAATTCGACCAAAATGGTTCGTTTTGTTTTGGCCTGCAGATGAATGGCTGGTATTTGATCCTTTTTATCGACTTCAATAATCTCAATTTGAGGGGCCTTACTAGCTTTTTCCTTTATCGGGCTCAATGTTCCCAGCGCTTTTTTTACCGCTCCGATATGCTTAGGTGTTGTCCCACAACAACCCCCGATAATTGATGCACCCTGTTCACGTAATTTCAACGCACTTGAGCCGAAATATTCTGGTACAGCCTCATAGACAAGTCGGCCATCGACGTATTCCGGAAGGCTGGCGTTCGGGTACACGGCAATGCCTGCATTTTTAGGCAGCGGTACTTCTTCTAACGAACGTATCATATGATGCGGACCTAATCGACAGTTCAATCCGACAACGTCTGCCCCCAAAGCATCTAGTCTTGAAAAGGCTTCATTGAGATGGAGACCATTTTGCAGATACCCTATCTCATGCAGCGAAACATTTGCGATAATAGGGAGCCCTGTTTCTTTTCTGGCAATCTGGAGTACGGTTTCCAGCTCCTCTAAATCGTAATAGGTCTCAAGGATTAATCCATCGGGTCCTTCCATTAATAAGCTGTACAGCTGCTCTCTAAAGCTCCGTTTTATTTCTTCTATATCCAAATCATTTTTACGAATACTCCGCAGTGCTCCAATGGTCCCAAAAACAAATGCTTGTTTGGATGCAGCTTTTTTAGCTAGTTCTACACCTTTACGGTTAATAACACTCACTTCATCTTCTAAGCCATACCGTTTTAATTTATGATAGTTGGCACCATAGGTATTAGATTGAAGAATATCAGCTCCCGCAGCGGCATAGGCACGGTGAATCGCCTCAATTTGATTAGGGTCTGTCGTATTCATTTCCTCGTAGCAATGATCGATTCCATGTGAATATAATAGTGTTCCCATTGCTCCTTCCCCAACCAAAACCCTTTTTGATAATTCTTGGCGAAAATCCATCTATGCACATCTCCTCGTTTTGTCCTTTCTAGGTTAGAAAGAATCATGTCATTTAGCATTATATGAAGAAAAATAAAAAAAGCCATCTTTAAAGAAGAAGGCTTTTTCTGAAACATTCTCCTCATCTATCAAGCACCGCTTGCTGGATTTAGCACCTTTGCCGTAGCCGGTTGCTGAAGCTTCAAAGGGCCAGTCCCTCCACTTCTCTCGATAAGATTCCTATGAAATTTTCTAGAATTCGTTTAGATAATATATCTAATTTACATGAATAATAAGAAAATTACAATAGTTTATTAACGATTATTCAGCAGCTGTTTAAAAAAACGTCAGAAGTTTAATTACTTCCCTAGAGGTAAATATATAAATAGAACCGCAGAATAGCTGGAGGTGAAAGAATGCTGGAAATTATAGCAAAGCAGTTTCGAAAACCAGAAGGATTGCTAGGGAAAATTGTCGGCAGGATTATGTCCATGGATAATCGAAAGATCAATACATGGACCCTGAATAGGCTGCAAATTAAACCTGGGGACATTATTTTAGAAATTGGATTTGGACCGGGTGCTGCAATTGAAGAAATGTTTAAGAGACAACGAAATGTACGGATTGATGGTATAGATCTCTCACATGATATGCTGAAGGCTGCTTCTACACGAAATTTGGATGCCTTAAAAAAGAAAAAACTACGTTTATTCGAAGGAGATCTTTTAGAAATTGAAGAGGATTTTTATCAGTATGACAAAGTTGTCTCGGTTAATAACTATCCATTATGGAAAGACAAACAGAATTCTCTTAAGCGAATATATCAACTGATGAAGCATAATGGCATCATTGCCATTACTGTCCAACCACGGGAGGATGACGCATCCCGAAAAAAGACATTTGCTCATGCACATGAAATCGAACAAGCATTATACCTTGCTGGATTCCGTAATATTTCAGTGAAATTCAAAAAAATAGCACCAGAACTTACTGTCTGTGTTACAGCTGTTTGTAAAAAATAGACGACTCGAAGTTGGGGATTTACACCCCAACTTTTCTATGTTTTATCCTTACTGCTCCATCCGTGCAAGTCGTTTTTTTTCGACTCTCATTTTCCAATCGTCTGCTAGTGAACCGAGCATCAGCATCCCTTCGATGTCAGTCTGATTCCCTTCATTATGAAGAAGTATTCGATTTCCCCGTTCGACTGTATAGGCTTCTTGAACTCTTTCCTTTAGGATGATGTCTGATTCACCTTCAATCGTACCTTCTTCGATCACCCTGGCAAAATACCCGGTGTACCCTGTTTCCATAGTCCTTTTCAAAAAAGTTGGGACTTCATTAAAATGTGAAATAGTCGCACAAGGAATTCTACCTTGACAGATTTCTACTATACTCGTACCTATTTGATAAATATCTCCGAAATAAACCTCAGATTCTTTCATGCCTGATACAGTTAAATTTTCTCCAAAGGCCGGCCTTTTCAGAACTTTATTGAATTCCTTCTCCCATTGAAGATAATGCTCATTTGGATAGAAACATACTGCCCGATCGACACCGCCATGATGTCTCATATTACCTACACCATCTCCGTTAAACCCTCTATAAGACAGATCGATTTTTTGAACAGCTTGTTTATCCATTCCTGTAATTAAAGATCTGCCTGACAACGTTTTAAGCTTAGGTTCACCAATATGTATCCCTTTAATTTTTCGTGTACTCATAAACCATTCCCCCTGCCTATTTAACCTCTTACCGAAAAGGATTGTCTTGAACGATCCTATTATGTTATTATAAATTTACAATATCTAGTTGACTAGCTGCAAATTCAACTAGATATTGATTATATTCATTTTCTCTGCTAATTATGAAACGAAATTTAAAGGGGGAGCATCTGCTCCCCCTTTTTTCTGCTGATTATTTAAATAATTGTGCTGCTTTAACCGCTTTTTTCCAACCGCCGTATAATTCTTCACGATTTTCTTCATCCATGCTTGGTACGAACTCCTTCTCAAGTTTCCATTGTGCAGCAATTTCGGTGGAATCCTTCCAATAGCCTGTTGCCAATCCTGCTAAATAGGCCGCTCCTAGTGCCGTCGTTTCATTGATCGCGGGGCGTTCTACTTCTACAGACAGCATATCGCTTTGGAATTGCATCAAGAAATTATTCTTGACTACTCCACCGTCTACACGCAGCTTTTTCAAATGGATTCCTGAGTCGGCTTCCATCACATCAAGCACATCCCGAGCCTGATAGGCAAGCGATTCAAGCGTTGCTCTGATAAAATGTTCCTTAGTGGTCCCTCTTGTTAGACCAAATACAGAACCTCTGACATCACTGTCCCAATAGGGAGTTCCTAAACCCACAAACGCTGGTACTACATAAACACCATCAGAAGAGGTAACTTTATAGCAATATTCTTCACTATCACTGGTATCTTTCAGCATTCGCATCCCGTCTCTCAGCCATTGTACAGCCGATCCGGCAACAAACACACTTCCCTCCAAAGCATAGGTTACTTTCCCATCTATCCCCCAAGCAATTGTGGTAAGCAGTCCATGTTTTGACTCAACCGCTTTATTGCCGGTATTCATCAGCATGAAGCAGCCTGTTCCATACGTATTTTTCCCCATTCCTGACTCGAAACAAGCTTGTCCAAACAATGCTGCTTGCTGATCACCGGCAGCTCCTGCAAGGGGAATTTGCTGTCCAAAGAAATGCGTTTCATCTGTACAGCCGTAAATCTCAGAAGATGACTTCACTTCAGGAAGCATTGATTTAGGAATATCGAGAATTTTAAGCAATTCCTCATCCCACTGAAGATCATGGATATTAAACATCAATGTCCTTGAAGCATTCGAATAATCAGTCACATGAGCCTTACCAGCAGAAAGTCTCCATATCAACCATGTATCAATGGTTCCAAACAATAACTCACCGTTTTCAGCTTGTTCTCTAGCTCCTTCGACATGATCCAGTATCCATTTCACCTTGGTCCCTGAAAAATATGAATCTAGCCGAAGACCTGTTTTTTTTCTAAATGTTTCTTCATAACCTGCTTCTTTTAGATCTGTACAGATGCTCGCTGTTTGGCGTGATTGCCAAACAATTGCATGATAAATTGGCTTTCCAGTTTTTTTATTCCAAACGACTGTAGTTTCTCTTTGATTCGTAATCCCAATACTATCGATTTGTATTGGTTTTATATCACTATCGGACAAACATGTTGCAATAACAGCTAAAACGGATCCCCAAATTTCGTTAGCGTCATGCTCCACCCAACCCGGCTCAGGAAAATACTGTTTAAATTCTTGTTGTGACACATGAACCATTTCCCCTGCTTTATTGAATAAAATGGCTCTTGTACTTGTCGTACCTTGATCAATCGAAAGTATATATTTCTCCACTTCATTACAACCCCTTACACAATTTCTTCCTGTATGATTGTAGAAGATTTCTTATATTTAAGCAAAGAATATGTTTTTGATATAATAAAAACCGAACGAATTGGCTCGTCCGGTTCCTACCATTATTAGGCTTCTTTTTTTCTGGGGGCAGCTTTTTTACGTGTGCCGGTTTTTTTGGTCTTACCGGCTGGTTTTGTCCGGTCAATTGACGCCTGTAAGGCAGCCATCAAGTCTGTCACATTGGATGCAGCTTGCTTCGGCTGCTTGGCACTGACCACTTTTTCCCCAGTCTTTTTCGATTCAATCAGTTCCATTAATGCTGTCCGGTATTCATCATGATATTTATCTGGTACAAAGTCTGTCGTTAATTGATCAATCAGCATAATCGCCGTATCGAGTTCTTTCTTCACGACATTTTCTCCTGATGGAATATTTGGCACATCTTCCGTTTGCCGTACTTCATCCGGATAATGAATGGTTTCCATCAAAAGTGTTTGATCAAGTACGCGTATCACAGCTAAACTTTCCTTCGAGCGTATCATAATTTTCGCCAATCCAACTTTCCCTGAAGTCTCCAGGGCTTGTCGCAATAACGAATAAGCTTTACTTCCTCCATCATTAGGAGACATATAGTAGCTTCTGTTAAAATAGATTGGATCAATTTCTGTAATCTTAACAAAATCGATAATTTCAACCGCTTTATCTTCATTTTCTTTTTTCAGTTGAGCTAACTCCTCATCTTCAAGCACAACAAACTTTCCTTTCGTATATTCATATGCTCTGACGATATCGTCTTTTCCCACTTCCTTTTTACAAACGGGGCAGACTTTTTCATATTTTATTGGTGAATGACATTCCTTATGCAATGTTCGTAAGGAAATATCTTTATCTTCAGTAGCTGCATGGAGTTTAATTGGAATATTAACTAATCCAAAGCTAATGCTCCCCTTCCAAATTGTATGCATCGTGTCACCCTTTTCATAGATTTATTGGTTACCTCAATTTTCTCCAAATTCAAAGGAAGTTATTCTTTATATCTTGGATTGATTTTTTCATGATGTGGAAACACTATTTAAGAAGATAAAGGGAGGAATCTATATTGAAACCAATGCTGCCCACCTATCGAGAGGATGCTCCCAAGGGGACAGACTGGCTTTTTGAACCGAAATATGATGGATTTCGCGCGATATTAACCCTGTCAAACCATCATATTTCTTTAATAAGCAGAAATGGAAAAGAGTTATTACCACAATTTCCTGAAATTGAAGCGTTTGTCAACTCCATCATTCCTACTATAGAAAAGGAGCTGCCACTCGTATTTGACGGAGAATTAGTCTGGCTGGAAAACCCTTATAAATCTAATTTCATGCACATGCAGTGGCGAGGACGACTGCGGAATGCCGAATTAATTTCAAAGGCTGTGACTCTGTCTCCATGTACCCTGCTTGCCTTTGATTTATTACAGATAAAAGGCAAAAGCATCATGGATTTGCCTTATGTAAAACGAAAAAGCCTTCTCTTCGGTCTTGGTCAAAAACAGAAGCTGCCATTAGTGCCAGAGCCTAAGCATGATGCAAGAATACAACTTGTCCCAAACAACAAAACGTTCGACTTCATAAAAGAGCAGGTACTGCTTCACGATGGAGAGGGAATTGTCGCGAAAAACGCTCAAAGTTCTTGGCAAGAAGGGAAGCGTACTGAAAACTGGTATAAATTAAAAAATTGGCGAACCGTAACTTGTTTCATCACCGCTCTCGATAAAGAAAATGAATATTTGACGTGCGGCGTCTATAAAGATGACGAAATCGTTAAAATTGGACAAGTAAAAAATGGAATCAAACCTACAGAAAAAGAAATCATTCGTACCCTTGTGAAAAACAATGCACATTCAGAAGATGACCGCTATTACTTCATGGACCCTTCTCTTTGTATCTCTGTTCATTTTCTGCATGCCTATGATCAAGACCATCTAAGGGAACCGCAGTTTGACCGCTTCGTCCTCGATCAAGTTCCCCAGAATTGTACATGGGAAGCATTCACAGCGGCTCAATATACCTTTCCAGAAACCGTAACGGTAACCTCCCCAGATAAACCGATTTGGGAATTACCTACACAAATCGTGACCAAAGTGGATTATTTGCAATACCTGCGGATTACTTCAAGTCGGTTTCTCCCGTATCTTCAAAATCGTTCACTTACCTCGATTCGTTATCCGCATGGCGTACTAGGCGGCGAACGTTTTTTCCAAAAAAATGTACCTGAATATGCACCCGATTTTGTGAAGACTGTGCTAGAGTCTGATCATGAAGCCATTCTTTGTAATGATCTTCAGACATTACTCTGGCTCGGAAATCAGCTGGCTATCGAATTTCACACCCCTTTTCAGAAATCAGGAAAGATAATGCCAGAGGAACTCATCCTAGATCTTGATCCGCCAGGACATGATCACTTCCATTTAGCCATCAAAGCCGCTCTCATTATTAAAGGCACATTGGATACATTAAATATTTCAGCCTTTGTTAAAACATCTGGAAATCGAGGACTACAGGTGCATATTCCCTTACCAGCAGACGTTTTTTCATACAATGACACAAGAATGTTCACCGAATTTTTAGGCGACTACATAACAGGAGCTTATCCAGATGATTTCACGACCGAACGAATGATCAAAAAAAGAGGCACTAGGCTCTATCTCGATTTTGTCCAACATCATGAAGGAAAAACACTAATTGCCCCCTATTCACCACGCGGCAATGACTTTGCAGGTGTCGCAACACCTCTTTATTGGGACGAACTCCAAGATGACATCCAAATTACGGACTACACGATTCTTACTGTCCCAGAAAGAATTAGAAAACTCGGCTGTCCTTTTGCCGAAATGGAGAAAGTACGATCCCATCAGCCTTTCGGAGAAGTCCTCGCCTTTTTAAAGCAAAACGGCCTTAGGCCGCCTGAGAATTGAACAAAATAAGACCAGCCTCTGTGAAAAGAGTCTGGTCTTTATTCATCTTCTACTACTGAGGAGGAACTTTTTTATCATCGTTCTCAAAAGCCTACTAAAACGATAGTTAACTCTTAACGTTCTTTATTTTTTTTTGTTCCTTTTCTACTAATTTAGTTTCTTTTTCTTTTTCTTTTTTTGATAAACTTTTATCTGCCTTAATATTTTTTAATTGCTTATCCAAAATTTTTATTTTCAAAGGAACGTCTCTTGTCTTTTTAGCAAAGCTATATGCTTCCTTCGAATTACCCTCTTCAAGTAAGCCGTTCGCCGCCAGAACATTTGCTCTTTCACTATCCTTCAATTCATCACCAGCAAGGGCGGTAACCTGTTGATAGTTCTTCTCCAGCCATGCTTGCTCAAGAAGAATCTCCGGCTCCATGGTTTCAATAGAAAGAAGTGCCTTGTTCGCCTCTTCCGATTTCAGCTTAACGAGTCCTTTTGCTGCCTGGACTTGAAGGGATGAATCTAGTTCAGCAGCTTTCATTAAACTGTCAGGAGTATTGAGAGCTAAATATAGATTCGCTAATACTTTTTTGTCATCATCAGATGGCCTTTTAATCGCTTCAAACGCTTGAATCGCTTCTTCATTTTTTCTCATAGCTGTCAATTGATAAGCAGCTAAATGGTCCTCTTTTTCATCCAATTCGATTTGGAGTTTCTTCTCAATTTTCTTTTTCTCCTCCAAATTTGATGCCGAAGCAACTGAGTTTGGCTTTACTTGAAGAATATAACTACTTAGCAAACCAATAATTAATCCCAGTACTAAGAAACCAGCTCCAGACAGCCAGAGCACCTTCCTAGATTTATTGGTAGAAATTGATAGTGTTTCCTCAGAGGTTAAAGATAAATTAGGTTTCATTGCCGGAATGGATAAATCCGGTCCAGATTTTATAAAATTCATGCTATTTTTCTGTTCATTTGATTTGTGTTTTTCTTTAGTAGATTTTAAATTGGATGAAGATTCAGTACGCTTAGTGTTGATTTCAGAAAAATCTTTAGCTAGAAACACTTCAATATCTTTTAATGATTTAGCTTTTGCCAGCTGATTCAACGCTCTATCATTAAAAGAATTCAAGGGAATACCATTATTCAGCAAATCGAAATAAGGCATACCAGAAAAAATGGATAAAATGATACACTTTATTTGATAAACAAATACCTTACCATCCTCTTGTTCAGGTGGAAGTACCGATCTGATACCTCTATAAATAAATTTTACTTTACCGTCCTGATTACAGTAAATATTCTCAGGATGCATATACGTAGTAAATTGTGTTCCCTCTATTTTCTTTACACTAATTATTCCCTGTGCAAATTTTTGTTTCATGTACATTGAGCTGTCAGCCCATGTTTCCAATGGCTGAAAACCTTCTTCAAGATGGTAATGTAAAACAATCTGATTTGGTTTCAATTCCTGTTTCGTACAGGACAAAAAGAGAGAATCTTGTTTTTCTAATTCCTTTAATTGTTCCAAATCCTGAACATTTGTTTCTTTTAACGGGATTTCCATGACTAGTCCTTCACTACTTTTAAACAGTACACCATGTGGTAGCAACACCTGATTTGCCAAAAGAAACACTCCTTTAGATTTTTACAATACTTAGAAGCTGAACATGAAATAACGGAAAAAAGTGTCTGCCGTCAAACCAATTAAGATAGCGAAAATACCATAGATTGCAACGATTCCATAAAAAGAATCGATTTTAGCTGTAGTCAGGGTTACAAATGAATAGAAAGTAAGAATGATGGCTGCCTGAATAATACACAGGAACAGCAAAGTAATAAAACCAAGAATGAAATCTACTCCAGTAAACGAAAAGAAAAAGAATAGAACTGAAATTGCAAGCGGTACCGTAAGTAATGATCCAAACCTTCCCAATACGCTATGGAAAGACACATTTGACCCAAACATTGCCTTCAAGACGGCAAACACAATACCAGCTGCAGCAAGAAATCCAATGATTCCATAAAAAAGGACTGTAAAGAAGGTTTCAAAGAATGGTGTTCGATAGCCAAAAAAGTCCGTCCAACCACTTGTC
This window encodes:
- the metH gene encoding methionine synthase; its protein translation is MNKPTINEVLSQKILLLDGAMGTMIQNENLTAEDFGGEEFEGCNEYLSITIPDTIQSIHEAYLKAGADIIETNTFGATDIVLDEYNLGSLAYELNKRSAELACKACETYSTAEWPRYTAGSMGPTTKTLSVTGGTTFDGLTASYEEQARGLIDGGVDLLLVETCQDMLNVKAAFSGIKQAFKQVGKEIPIIISGTIEPMGTTLAGQSIEAFYLSCEHMKPLAVGLNCATGPEFMIDHIRTLAGLSNSAVSCYPNAGLPDEEGHYHETPDSLAQKMKQFAEKGWINIIGGCCGTTPAHIEKLSAAIRDIRPRTLPDEPHTHAVSGIEPLLYDDSMRPLFVGERTNVIGSRKFKELIRGKQYEQAAEIARAQVKKGAHVIDICLADPDGDELGDMKEFVTEVVKKIKVPLVIDTTDEAVLEQALKHSQGKAIINSINLEDGEERFEKIVPLIHQYGAAVVVGTIDEVGMAVSAERKLEIAKRSVDLLVNKYKLNPKDLIFDPLVFPVGTGDEQYIGSALETVKGIQMIKENLPDCQTILGISNVSFGLPGRGREILNAVYLYHCTKAGLDYAIVNTEKLERFASIPADEVTLAEELLFKTTDKALAQFTEFYRGKKADKKENIAKLPLNERLANYIIEGTKEGLVPDLDLILQEGKAPLEIINGPLMDGMSEVGRLFNDNQLIVAEVLQSAEAMKAAVAHLEPYMTAEAQSSKKGKILLATVKGDVHDIGKNLVEIILSNNGYEVVDLGIKVGSQSIVEAVRLHQPTAIGLSGLLVKSAQQMVLTAQDLKQADIDLPILVGGAALSRKFTDFKISPEYGGSVIYSKDAMDGLATANSLHDDEKKVIFLEQHESRRQKAKENAIAAAALPKPKPKLSTSPAIEPAPVQKPVDLNRHVLRNYPYKLVGPYINRQMLIGHHLGLKGKVAELIKAGDNKAVALNHLVDELITFLQNQEEYTINAVYQFFPAQSDGNKIIIYNPENHNEILEMFDFPRQETSPNLCLADFLKPVSSGVMDYAGFFVVSAGKHVRKYAEKWKVEGDFLKSHAIQSLALETAEGFAERLHQLMRDDLHISDPIDMTMKDRFAAKYTGQRFSFGYPACPNLEDQEKLFRLLKPEDVGIQLTEGCMMDPEASVSAMVFAHPQARYFNVER
- a CDS encoding bifunctional homocysteine S-methyltransferase/methylenetetrahydrofolate reductase: MDFRQELSKRVLVGEGAMGTLLYSHGIDHCYEEMNTTDPNQIEAIHRAYAAAGADILQSNTYGANYHKLKRYGLEDEVSVINRKGVELAKKAASKQAFVFGTIGALRSIRKNDLDIEEIKRSFREQLYSLLMEGPDGLILETYYDLEELETVLQIARKETGLPIIANVSLHEIGYLQNGLHLNEAFSRLDALGADVVGLNCRLGPHHMIRSLEEVPLPKNAGIAVYPNASLPEYVDGRLVYEAVPEYFGSSALKLREQGASIIGGCCGTTPKHIGAVKKALGTLSPIKEKASKAPQIEIIEVDKKDQIPAIHLQAKTKRTILVELDPPKKLGIEAFMAGSSCLRDAGVDSVTLADNSLASPRISNLALGIKMKNELNMNPLIHITCRDRNLIGLQSHLMGLQTLGLNEVLVITGDPSKIGDFPGATSVYDLSSFDLISLIKQFNEGLSYSGQSLGQRTNFKIAAAFNPNVKYLDKAVQRLEKKIACGAQSFLTQPIYSTSQIEDVYQATKHLDTPIFLGVMPLTSSRNAEFIHNEIPGIKLPDSVRAAMASAGNDPVKAKIEANAIAKELIDATMERFKGIYLITPFLRYDMTAQLTQYIRTTDKEKPAEVKEHE
- a CDS encoding class I SAM-dependent methyltransferase; this translates as MLEIIAKQFRKPEGLLGKIVGRIMSMDNRKINTWTLNRLQIKPGDIILEIGFGPGAAIEEMFKRQRNVRIDGIDLSHDMLKAASTRNLDALKKKKLRLFEGDLLEIEEDFYQYDKVVSVNNYPLWKDKQNSLKRIYQLMKHNGIIAITVQPREDDASRKKTFAHAHEIEQALYLAGFRNISVKFKKIAPELTVCVTAVCKK